In Alistipes ihumii AP11, a genomic segment contains:
- a CDS encoding carbon starvation protein A, with the protein MITFTVALAALIAGYFIYGKFVSRVFGVDPKRATPAYTKQDGVDYIPMPAWKIFMIQFLNIAGLGPIFGAIMGAKFGTASYLWIVLGSIFAGAVHDFLSGMISLRNDGESLPETIGRYLGSRFKQFMRVFSVLLMVLVGAVFVAGPAGLLAKLTPDSLDLAFWATVVFVYYVLATLLPIDKIIGKIYPLFAIALIFMAVGILAMLFWHHPSLPELTDGAANTHPDGLPIFPMMFVSIACGAISGFHATQSPMMARCMTSEKYGRPVFYGAMITEGIVALIWAAAATYFFHTDEGTALFAASSGNDNAAIIVNSITRDWLGTLGGLLAVLGVIAAPITSGDTAFRSARLIVADFMRLDQRPILKRLAISVPLFVAGFVILQIDFAVLWRYFAWCNQTLAVFTLWALTVYLVRERKLYAITLIPALFMTAVCSTYIFIAGEGLALSRNLSYALGGAATLAVLGLFLRWKRRYERRNAVPYRKPGSPEKCPGND; encoded by the coding sequence ATGATTACTTTCACCGTCGCACTGGCCGCGCTCATAGCCGGCTACTTCATCTACGGGAAATTCGTTTCCCGCGTCTTCGGCGTCGATCCGAAACGCGCGACTCCGGCCTACACCAAACAGGACGGAGTCGACTACATTCCGATGCCGGCGTGGAAAATCTTCATGATCCAGTTCCTGAATATCGCGGGCCTCGGTCCCATATTCGGAGCGATCATGGGAGCCAAGTTCGGCACGGCTTCCTACTTGTGGATCGTACTGGGCAGTATCTTCGCCGGAGCCGTGCACGATTTTCTCTCGGGCATGATCTCGCTCCGCAACGACGGAGAAAGCCTGCCCGAGACGATCGGCCGATACCTCGGAAGCCGGTTCAAGCAGTTCATGCGGGTCTTCTCGGTGCTGCTGATGGTACTGGTCGGCGCCGTATTCGTGGCCGGACCGGCCGGCCTGCTCGCCAAGCTGACGCCGGACAGCCTCGATCTGGCGTTCTGGGCGACCGTCGTATTCGTCTATTACGTACTGGCCACGCTGTTGCCGATCGACAAGATCATCGGCAAGATCTATCCGCTGTTCGCCATCGCACTGATATTCATGGCTGTCGGAATACTCGCCATGCTTTTCTGGCATCATCCTTCCCTGCCCGAACTGACCGACGGCGCGGCCAATACGCACCCCGACGGTCTGCCGATCTTCCCCATGATGTTCGTATCGATCGCCTGCGGGGCGATCTCGGGATTCCATGCGACGCAGTCGCCGATGATGGCCCGCTGCATGACCAGCGAGAAATACGGACGTCCGGTTTTCTACGGAGCCATGATCACGGAAGGGATCGTCGCGCTCATCTGGGCGGCCGCGGCTACCTACTTTTTCCATACCGACGAAGGAACCGCGCTGTTCGCCGCCTCGTCGGGCAACGACAACGCCGCGATCATCGTCAATTCGATCACGCGGGATTGGCTCGGCACGCTGGGCGGTCTGCTCGCCGTGCTGGGCGTGATCGCCGCGCCGATCACTTCGGGCGACACGGCCTTCCGGTCGGCCCGGCTGATCGTAGCCGATTTCATGCGCCTCGACCAGCGGCCGATCCTCAAGCGACTGGCCATCTCCGTTCCGCTGTTCGTCGCGGGTTTCGTCATCCTGCAGATCGACTTCGCCGTCCTGTGGCGCTACTTCGCATGGTGCAATCAGACGCTGGCCGTGTTCACGCTCTGGGCTCTGACGGTCTATCTGGTCCGCGAGCGCAAGCTCTATGCGATCACGCTGATTCCGGCGCTGTTCATGACGGCCGTCTGCTCGACTTATATCTTTATCGCCGGCGAGGGACTGGCTCTGTCCCGGAATCTCTCCTACGCGCTGGGAGGAGCGGCGACACTCGCCGTGCTCGGTTTGTTCCTGAGATGGAAAAGACGATACGAGCGACGAAACGCCGTTCCGTACAGGAAACCCGGATCGCCGGAGAAGTGCCCGGGAAACGATTGA
- a CDS encoding OsmC family protein has product MATVETIYLGELRTEATHVQSGSKILTDAPTDNHGKGEAFSPTDLVAAALGSCMMTLMGIAARTQGVDIVGTRLSITKVMSADPRRIGEIIIDIRFPGEMAPKARTVLERAAATCPVARSLHPDCKQTVRFHYGE; this is encoded by the coding sequence ATGGCAACCGTAGAAACCATCTATCTGGGCGAGCTTCGCACCGAAGCGACCCATGTGCAGTCGGGCAGCAAGATTCTGACCGACGCGCCGACCGACAATCACGGAAAGGGCGAGGCTTTCTCGCCGACCGATCTGGTAGCCGCAGCATTGGGCAGCTGCATGATGACGCTGATGGGCATCGCGGCCCGGACGCAAGGCGTCGACATAGTCGGGACCCGCCTGAGCATCACCAAGGTAATGAGCGCCGATCCGCGCCGTATCGGCGAGATAATAATCGACATACGTTTTCCGGGAGAGATGGCTCCGAAAGCGCGCACCGTACTGGAACGGGCGGCGGCTACCTGCCCGGTAGCCCGCTCGCTGCACCCCGACTGCAAGCAAACGGTCCGCTTTCACTACGGAGAATAA
- the yihA gene encoding ribosome biogenesis GTP-binding protein YihA/YsxC, producing MNVTSAIFTVSSSSLGQCPSDGLPEFAFIGRSNVGKSSLINMLTDSPSLAKVSSTPGKTRLVNHFLVNGSWYLVDLPGYGYARVSKSQRGEFSKLITDYVLRREQMVFLFVLLDSRHEPQKIDLRFIEMLGRAGVPFGLVFTKTDKLSADRLASNVARYRRVLLESWEELPPVFLTSSEKKRGRAEILDFIDRCLRPASDR from the coding sequence ATGAACGTCACTTCCGCGATTTTTACCGTCAGCAGCAGCTCGCTCGGCCAGTGTCCCTCGGACGGACTGCCCGAATTCGCCTTCATCGGGCGCTCGAACGTCGGCAAGTCGTCGCTCATCAACATGCTGACCGACTCCCCCTCGCTGGCCAAGGTGTCGTCGACACCGGGGAAGACGCGGCTCGTCAACCATTTTTTGGTCAACGGAAGCTGGTATCTGGTCGATCTGCCGGGATACGGCTATGCCCGCGTATCGAAAAGCCAGCGGGGCGAATTCTCGAAGCTGATTACCGACTACGTGCTCCGGCGCGAGCAAATGGTTTTCCTGTTCGTGCTGCTCGACTCGCGTCACGAGCCGCAGAAGATCGACCTGCGTTTCATCGAGATGCTCGGCCGCGCGGGCGTTCCGTTCGGACTGGTTTTCACCAAGACCGACAAGCTTTCTGCCGACCGGCTCGCGTCGAACGTGGCGCGCTACCGACGGGTGCTGCTCGAGTCTTGGGAGGAACTGCCTCCGGTTTTTCTGACGTCGTCCGAGAAAAAAAGGGGCCGTGCGGAAATTCTCGATTTTATCGACCGCTGCCTGCGGCCGGCCTCGGACCGGTAG
- a CDS encoding ribose-phosphate diphosphokinase: MAIHKLKIFSCRSSRYLAEKIAANFGVNLGNSQVLEFSDGEFQPAYDESIRGCTVFIVQSTFPPADNLMELLLMIDAAHRASAHRVIAVMPYFGWARQDRKDRPRVSIGAKLVANLLRAAGVDRIMTMDLHADQIQGFFDIPVDHLYASGIFVPYMKNLQMENLSIAAPDMGGAKRAHAYSQHLNAPMIISHKQREKANVVGKITAIGDVEDRNIIIMDDMIDTAGTITKAADMFMEMGARSVRAAVTHPVLSGPAYDRINKSALSEVIVTDTIPLKQSEDLSKFTVLSVADLFADVIERVHDYKEISSKFIF; the protein is encoded by the coding sequence ATGGCCATTCACAAACTCAAGATCTTCTCCTGCCGGAGCTCGCGCTATCTGGCCGAGAAGATCGCAGCCAATTTCGGCGTAAATCTCGGTAACTCACAGGTCTTGGAGTTCAGCGACGGAGAGTTTCAGCCTGCCTACGACGAAAGTATCCGCGGGTGCACCGTCTTTATCGTACAGTCGACTTTCCCGCCTGCGGACAATCTGATGGAGCTGCTGTTGATGATCGATGCGGCCCACCGTGCGTCGGCTCACCGGGTGATTGCCGTCATGCCCTATTTCGGATGGGCCCGTCAGGACCGTAAGGACCGGCCCCGCGTCTCGATAGGAGCCAAGCTGGTGGCCAATCTGCTGCGAGCGGCGGGCGTCGACCGGATCATGACGATGGATTTGCACGCCGATCAGATTCAAGGGTTTTTCGACATTCCGGTCGATCATTTGTATGCGAGCGGCATTTTCGTTCCCTATATGAAGAATCTGCAGATGGAGAATCTGTCGATCGCCGCGCCCGACATGGGCGGAGCCAAGCGTGCCCATGCCTATTCGCAGCACCTGAACGCTCCGATGATTATCAGCCACAAGCAGCGAGAGAAAGCCAACGTCGTGGGCAAGATCACGGCGATCGGCGATGTGGAGGACCGCAATATCATCATCATGGACGACATGATCGACACGGCGGGCACGATCACCAAGGCCGCCGATATGTTCATGGAGATGGGCGCGCGAAGCGTCCGCGCTGCCGTGACTCATCCCGTGCTTTCGGGTCCGGCTTACGACCGGATCAACAAGAGCGCGCTGTCGGAAGTGATCGTGACCGATACCATACCGCTGAAGCAAAGCGAGGACCTGTCGAAATTCACCGTACTTTCGGTAGCCGACTTGTTTGCCGATGTGATCGAGCGCGTGCACGATTACAAGGAGATCAGCTCGAAATTCATCTTCTGA
- a CDS encoding RteC domain-containing protein, translated as MKNTQTFSNKMVDLTGMQDYERITAEFNRLTKDYYAKEKNPVQRFRTLRQIRIRLASAKKVYEVAGKESEYIIRLLKNEEEIVLMFASQAKDSDLSPTENRALRLNWSGKQIDLVEIVYGLYVGRCINGGRCGIQEIAAVFERLFGVRLPHIYNRLLAIRNRKNGRTPFLKWLSEQIERDADQKDE; from the coding sequence ATGAAAAACACCCAAACTTTTTCCAACAAAATGGTCGACCTGACCGGTATGCAGGATTACGAACGAATTACGGCTGAGTTCAACCGCTTGACAAAAGACTATTATGCGAAGGAAAAGAATCCCGTTCAGCGGTTCCGCACTTTGCGCCAAATACGGATCAGACTTGCGTCGGCTAAAAAGGTTTACGAGGTGGCCGGTAAAGAGAGCGAGTATATTATCCGCTTGTTGAAAAACGAAGAGGAGATTGTTTTGATGTTCGCATCCCAGGCGAAAGATTCGGATCTTTCGCCGACCGAAAACAGAGCTTTACGTCTGAACTGGTCGGGCAAACAGATCGATTTGGTCGAGATCGTCTACGGTCTTTATGTCGGCCGGTGTATCAACGGAGGACGATGCGGCATTCAGGAGATTGCAGCCGTTTTCGAGCGATTGTTCGGTGTCAGATTGCCGCATATCTACAACCGACTGTTGGCTATCCGAAACCGTAAAAACGGACGGACCCCGTTTTTGAAATGGCTCAGCGAGCAGATCGAGCGGGATGCCGACCAGAAAGACGAATAA
- a CDS encoding type IV pilin protein: protein MTRIVSRRLPAFSLPELLVVLVIIGILVLIALPNLMPLISRAKSTEAQQQLVFLHTLEKNNFYTYSKYSASLEELGFEQQPLVTEGGHANYRIEIVEASERGFRATATAVVDFDGDGEYNVWEIDQDKNLKETVKD, encoded by the coding sequence ATGACACGAATCGTTTCCCGACGTCTTCCCGCTTTTTCTCTGCCGGAGTTACTCGTTGTTTTGGTCATTATCGGGATTCTGGTACTGATCGCGCTGCCGAACCTGATGCCGCTCATCTCGCGGGCCAAGAGCACCGAAGCCCAGCAGCAGCTCGTTTTTCTGCACACGCTCGAGAAGAACAACTTCTACACCTACTCGAAGTATTCCGCCTCGCTCGAGGAGCTGGGCTTCGAGCAGCAGCCTCTGGTCACCGAGGGCGGTCATGCCAACTACCGCATCGAGATCGTCGAGGCTTCGGAGCGGGGATTCCGGGCTACGGCGACGGCCGTGGTGGATTTCGACGGCGACGGCGAGTACAATGTCTGGGAGATCGATCAGGACAAAAACCTGAAAGAGACCGTCAAAGACTGA
- a CDS encoding GspE/PulE family protein yields the protein MTLPERIPTEIVQLFASVEAWNYRLVPYARKDGAVLCAGERGRDYASVSQEIEVLSGFRVQIEPVGPDELSLLLNRYYRREETRPISGRTADLSRIGSGQGFLTDLIGEAFDEYASDIHFEPYEERCRIRLRIDGKLVEKYVLDRSGYASIVNQIKIMANMDISERRLPQDGRILYHRGDRKFDLRVSSLPTIYGEKVVLRLLTRHAELLELSNLGFSERQLADYESAIARPHGMALITGPTGSGKSTTLYATLRRLNRESGNILTIEDPVEYTLEGVNQVQLKEEIGLTFGAALRTFLRQDPDIIMLGEIRDADTAAMAIRSSLTGHLVFSTIHTNSAWGSVSRLRDMGVHPYLLSGTLILCAAQRLVRLLCPDCKKEAMLTEPEYEQIYGQPRYSDRKGTGERISEAAAPGDDADANRTEPFPPAGPRDGAGRIPASGRTGPQPAGKAARNDSGHPSPPTGSASCGTGDAPARTHFRPVGCERCYYTGYRGRRAIYEVIPIDDELAEAVRESRPDIAPLLKKRGITTLKDSALDLFLSGQTSLEEVLPLLRE from the coding sequence ATGACCCTTCCCGAGCGCATACCGACCGAAATCGTGCAGTTGTTCGCTTCCGTCGAGGCGTGGAATTACCGGCTCGTGCCTTACGCGCGTAAGGATGGGGCCGTATTGTGCGCAGGGGAACGGGGACGCGACTACGCTTCCGTGTCACAGGAGATCGAGGTGCTGTCCGGATTCCGGGTACAGATCGAGCCGGTCGGGCCGGACGAGCTCTCCCTGCTGCTGAATCGCTACTACCGCCGGGAGGAGACTCGCCCGATATCGGGGCGGACGGCCGACTTGAGCCGCATCGGCAGCGGACAGGGCTTTCTTACGGACCTGATCGGCGAAGCATTCGACGAATATGCGAGCGACATCCATTTCGAGCCCTACGAGGAGCGCTGTCGCATCCGCCTGCGCATCGACGGCAAGCTCGTCGAGAAGTACGTGCTCGACCGGAGCGGTTACGCCTCGATCGTCAACCAAATCAAGATCATGGCGAACATGGATATTTCGGAGCGCCGCCTGCCGCAGGACGGGCGCATCCTCTACCACCGGGGCGATCGCAAGTTCGACCTGCGCGTCTCGTCGCTTCCGACGATTTACGGAGAGAAAGTCGTGCTGCGCCTGCTGACGCGCCATGCCGAGTTGCTGGAGCTCTCGAACCTCGGTTTCTCGGAGCGGCAGCTCGCCGACTACGAGTCGGCCATCGCGCGCCCGCACGGCATGGCGCTAATCACCGGACCTACCGGTTCGGGCAAGAGCACGACGCTCTATGCGACGCTCCGGCGGCTGAACCGCGAGTCGGGCAACATCCTTACGATCGAGGACCCGGTCGAATACACGCTCGAGGGAGTGAACCAGGTACAGCTCAAAGAGGAGATCGGCCTGACCTTCGGCGCTGCGCTGCGCACCTTTCTGCGTCAGGACCCGGACATCATCATGCTCGGCGAGATCCGCGACGCCGATACGGCGGCGATGGCGATCCGCAGCTCGCTGACGGGCCATCTCGTGTTCTCGACGATCCATACGAACAGCGCATGGGGCAGCGTCTCGCGGCTGCGGGACATGGGCGTGCATCCGTACCTGCTCTCCGGCACGCTGATCCTTTGCGCCGCGCAGCGGCTCGTCCGCCTGCTGTGTCCCGACTGTAAAAAGGAGGCGATGCTGACCGAGCCGGAATACGAACAAATATACGGTCAGCCGAGGTACTCCGATAGAAAGGGCACGGGAGAACGGATCTCGGAAGCCGCAGCCCCGGGCGACGATGCGGACGCGAACCGGACGGAGCCTTTCCCGCCGGCTGGCCCGCGCGACGGCGCAGGCCGTATACCCGCTTCGGGGAGAACCGGACCGCAGCCGGCCGGGAAAGCGGCCCGCAACGACTCCGGCCATCCGTCGCCCCCGACCGGCTCCGCATCATGCGGAACGGGGGATGCGCCTGCCCGGACGCACTTCCGTCCCGTCGGCTGCGAGCGATGTTACTACACGGGCTACCGGGGCCGCCGGGCGATCTACGAGGTGATCCCGATCGACGACGAGCTCGCCGAGGCCGTTCGCGAGAGCCGTCCCGATATCGCCCCGCTGCTCAAGAAACGTGGCATCACCACGCTGAAAGACTCGGCCCTCGATCTGTTCCTTTCCGGGCAGACGTCACTCGAGGAGGTACTGCCGCTGCTCAGGGAGTGA
- a CDS encoding type II secretion system protein GspD: MKNLYLFSILLVWTLCLPAAVSAQSDGTERIAAIRARLDTLTRRDEAYLGEVDLSVGEAPLSELLRSVAQVGGVNLSVRDGANLTVSCNFTRARIDELLLFLCEQYGLDVQVIGNIVSVFPYKAPVAPPPEPSVRFDRSDSTLSYDLIAVPLREVARRITDSTGVNLIVPQTLYERPVSGYIAAMPFAEALGSLAEINKLEVTPVKGSGAWAFSEPPSETGGSPAPASNYVRRRQFAASQLSVDSTGRITAMIDRGNIYDIILDVCEQLKLDYFFITPVNAQTSIYLKNTDAKTLFDLLLTGTAYTYYEEGGVYMFGEAKREGLFSTRIVPMHYRTVDKLAEAIPDNLKKGVQTAAFGDLNSMILSGDQRQVARIEQFLRSIDRTVPLITIEVMIVDASKDVLLEAGLGLGLGTEPTQTSGTLSPGLDMTLGAGAVNSLANKIGLVKLGKVTPNFYASLKAMEQDGTIELRSTPRLSTLNGREAVLTSGEMQYYKETNNTYMGTQNPVQSTSYVWKSVEANMTLSITPYVSEDGHITMTIDLSQSEFTDRTEKEAPPGTTTRSFRSMVRVKNEETVLLGGIDRQSREKSSQGLPFIARVPVLKWIFGTHKNNKQERRLNVFIKPTVVE; encoded by the coding sequence ATGAAGAACCTATACCTCTTTTCGATTCTGCTGGTCTGGACGCTGTGTCTTCCTGCCGCCGTGTCGGCGCAGTCCGACGGCACGGAGCGTATCGCCGCGATCCGCGCCCGGCTCGACACGCTGACCCGGCGCGACGAAGCCTACCTCGGCGAGGTGGATCTGTCGGTGGGCGAGGCTCCGCTCTCCGAGCTGCTGCGCTCGGTGGCCCAAGTGGGCGGTGTGAACCTGAGCGTGCGCGACGGGGCGAACCTGACGGTGAGCTGCAACTTCACGCGGGCCCGCATCGACGAGCTGTTGCTGTTTCTGTGCGAGCAGTACGGACTGGACGTGCAGGTCATCGGGAATATCGTCTCCGTATTCCCGTACAAAGCGCCTGTCGCTCCGCCGCCCGAACCGTCGGTGCGGTTCGACCGCTCCGACTCGACGCTCAGCTACGACCTGATCGCCGTGCCGCTGCGCGAGGTAGCCCGGCGCATTACCGACAGCACGGGCGTGAACCTGATCGTTCCGCAGACGCTGTACGAACGGCCCGTATCGGGCTACATCGCGGCGATGCCTTTCGCCGAAGCGCTCGGCTCGCTGGCCGAGATCAACAAGCTGGAGGTTACCCCCGTCAAGGGCAGCGGAGCATGGGCATTCTCCGAGCCGCCTTCCGAGACCGGAGGCTCGCCCGCTCCCGCCTCGAACTATGTCCGTCGCCGGCAGTTCGCAGCCTCTCAGCTTTCGGTGGACAGTACGGGGCGAATCACGGCGATGATCGACCGGGGCAACATATACGACATCATACTCGATGTCTGCGAGCAGTTGAAACTCGACTATTTCTTTATCACGCCCGTCAATGCGCAGACGAGCATCTACCTGAAAAACACCGACGCGAAAACGCTGTTCGACCTGCTGCTCACGGGCACGGCCTACACCTACTACGAGGAGGGAGGCGTCTATATGTTCGGCGAGGCGAAACGCGAGGGCCTGTTCTCGACGCGCATCGTCCCGATGCATTACCGCACGGTGGACAAGCTCGCGGAAGCGATCCCCGACAACCTGAAAAAGGGGGTGCAAACGGCCGCTTTCGGCGATCTGAACAGCATGATCCTGAGCGGCGATCAGCGACAGGTAGCCCGCATCGAGCAGTTCCTGCGCTCGATCGACCGCACCGTGCCGCTCATCACGATCGAGGTGATGATCGTCGACGCCTCGAAGGACGTGCTGCTGGAAGCGGGTCTCGGCCTCGGATTGGGTACGGAGCCGACGCAGACGAGCGGTACGCTCTCCCCGGGTCTCGACATGACGCTCGGGGCGGGAGCCGTCAACAGTCTGGCAAATAAGATAGGTCTTGTAAAGCTCGGAAAGGTGACGCCGAACTTTTATGCCAGCCTGAAGGCGATGGAGCAGGACGGCACGATCGAGCTGCGCTCGACGCCCCGGCTCTCGACGCTCAACGGCCGCGAGGCGGTGCTCACCAGCGGGGAGATGCAGTATTACAAGGAGACGAACAATACTTACATGGGTACGCAGAACCCCGTGCAGTCGACCTCTTACGTCTGGAAAAGCGTCGAGGCGAACATGACCCTTTCGATCACGCCCTATGTGAGCGAGGACGGCCATATCACGATGACGATCGACCTGTCGCAAAGCGAGTTCACCGACCGTACCGAAAAGGAGGCTCCGCCGGGGACTACCACGCGCAGTTTCCGTTCGATGGTGCGCGTGAAAAACGAGGAGACGGTGCTGCTGGGCGGCATCGACCGGCAGTCGCGCGAGAAAAGCTCGCAGGGACTGCCTTTCATCGCCCGCGTGCCGGTGCTCAAATGGATCTTCGGCACGCACAAGAACAACAAACAGGAACGCCGGCTGAACGTATTCATCAAACCGACCGTGGTCGAATAG
- a CDS encoding PilN domain-containing protein, producing the protein MKRKLLQRLVGPSTVLCIRFGEADRYAMRLFVLGLDRSGLRILRECADPDADALKKECSGRPVLISVSGYGIVTKPTEDTAIVEKVTSDPETFAWSFSDEKEDSGSISFVRREQVEPLGQRLAANGIPSINIRYERVAADPEQEALRQAERFYRDTLKWRTLLRPTPEGRMVAKAAERRLRLPVLGLMLLLLVVNTFASGSLQERRAQQRSVLSAREKRQDTSQARSEQRRAAVAEFSRRLPYRHALLLDRVASHVPPAVTLSVLAVQPISKALEDGRDPVFLIETLSIRGVTNDASTVSELMTGLRSEPPLHEARLEGLEQNRESGATEFKITVAL; encoded by the coding sequence ATGAAAAGAAAACTTTTGCAACGACTCGTCGGTCCTTCGACCGTGCTCTGCATCCGCTTCGGGGAGGCGGACCGCTACGCGATGCGCCTGTTCGTACTCGGTCTCGATCGAAGCGGTCTCCGAATCCTGCGGGAGTGCGCCGATCCCGACGCCGATGCGCTGAAAAAGGAGTGCTCGGGCCGTCCCGTCCTGATTTCGGTCTCCGGGTACGGAATCGTCACGAAGCCGACCGAAGATACGGCGATCGTCGAAAAGGTGACCTCGGATCCCGAAACGTTCGCATGGAGCTTTTCGGACGAAAAGGAGGATTCAGGGAGTATCAGCTTCGTTCGCCGCGAGCAAGTCGAACCGCTCGGGCAACGGCTCGCGGCGAACGGCATTCCTTCCATAAATATTCGCTACGAGCGGGTGGCGGCAGATCCCGAGCAAGAGGCCCTGCGGCAAGCGGAACGTTTTTATCGCGATACGTTGAAATGGCGCACGCTTCTGCGCCCTACACCCGAAGGCCGCATGGTCGCTAAAGCGGCGGAACGCCGCCTGCGGCTGCCCGTGCTGGGCCTGATGCTGCTTCTGCTCGTAGTCAATACGTTTGCTTCCGGTTCGCTTCAAGAGCGTCGCGCACAGCAGCGGAGCGTGCTTTCCGCCCGGGAAAAGAGGCAGGACACATCGCAGGCCCGCTCCGAGCAGCGGCGAGCGGCCGTAGCGGAGTTTTCGCGCAGGCTGCCGTACCGTCATGCCCTGTTGCTGGACCGGGTAGCCTCTCACGTACCGCCCGCCGTAACGTTGAGCGTTTTGGCTGTACAACCTATAAGCAAAGCATTGGAGGATGGCCGTGACCCGGTATTCCTTATCGAGACACTTTCGATCCGGGGCGTAACGAACGATGCGTCGACCGTATCGGAACTGATGACCGGATTACGCTCCGAACCGCCGCTGCACGAAGCTCGGCTCGAAGGCTTGGAGCAAAACCGCGAAAGCGGTGCGACTGAATTCAAGATAACCGTCGCCTTATGA
- a CDS encoding type II secretion system F family protein: MNPNDSFALPKHGGHPLKDARKEAIFAELHSLLGSGLDFSRSFSLLIEGERDVQTKTLLSSLYRSVVRGEALARAFERSGRFAPLDCGVLRLGEQTGRLDEALAFLADYYRKRIAQRRMVSGAVSYPLIILFTAIVVVIFMVLVIVPMFEQVYSRMGGELPAMTRWIISLSRAFPTYLTVAALAGAGSLLWWKAYGGRPCVQRFACGWLLKIPIMGDTLKKSVQARFCRLLGLLASSGVPLLQGIGMLEGIIVFYPYRVSFARIARELERGACLSEALERFAELYDRRLVTLLRVGEQTGRLPEMLVREGDVLTGELEHRLRSLGNLLEPVLILLVGLLVAVILVAMYLPMFCLGGIMG; the protein is encoded by the coding sequence ATGAACCCGAACGATTCTTTTGCTTTACCCAAGCACGGAGGCCATCCGCTCAAAGACGCCCGCAAGGAGGCCATATTCGCCGAGCTGCACTCGCTGCTCGGCTCCGGACTCGATTTCAGCCGCTCGTTTTCATTGCTGATCGAGGGAGAGCGGGATGTACAAACAAAAACGCTGCTCAGCAGTCTCTACCGCTCGGTCGTACGCGGCGAGGCATTGGCCCGCGCCTTCGAGCGGAGCGGACGCTTCGCTCCGCTCGACTGCGGAGTGCTGCGCCTCGGCGAGCAGACCGGGCGGCTCGACGAGGCGTTGGCTTTTCTGGCCGATTACTACCGCAAGCGCATTGCGCAACGGCGTATGGTCAGCGGCGCGGTGAGCTATCCGCTGATTATCCTCTTTACGGCAATCGTCGTCGTGATTTTCATGGTGCTGGTGATCGTGCCGATGTTCGAGCAGGTCTACTCGCGCATGGGAGGCGAACTGCCGGCGATGACCCGGTGGATCATCTCGCTGTCGAGAGCTTTCCCGACCTATCTGACCGTCGCGGCGCTCGCGGGTGCGGGAAGCCTGTTGTGGTGGAAGGCCTATGGCGGCCGCCCTTGCGTACAGCGGTTTGCCTGCGGATGGCTGCTGAAGATTCCTATAATGGGCGACACGTTGAAAAAGAGCGTGCAGGCCCGTTTCTGCCGCCTGCTCGGCCTGCTTGCTTCTTCTGGAGTCCCGCTGTTGCAGGGCATCGGGATGCTCGAGGGGATCATTGTGTTTTATCCTTACCGCGTCTCCTTTGCACGGATCGCCCGCGAACTGGAACGGGGAGCTTGCCTGTCGGAGGCGCTGGAGCGCTTCGCGGAGCTCTACGACCGGCGGCTCGTCACGCTGCTGAGGGTGGGAGAGCAGACCGGCCGGCTGCCCGAAATGCTCGTCCGAGAAGGCGACGTACTGACCGGAGAGCTCGAGCACCGCCTCCGCTCGCTGGGGAACTTGCTCGAACCCGTGCTGATCCTGCTGGTCGGCCTGCTCGTGGCCGTCATACTCGTCGCCATGTACCTGCCCATGTTCTGTCTCGGAGGTATCATGGGATAG